Below is a genomic region from Lampris incognitus isolate fLamInc1 chromosome 2, fLamInc1.hap2, whole genome shotgun sequence.
CCTGTCATACCATCACATGACAGAAGTAAATAAGATAAGTTGGTGTTACCCTGACAGGGATGATGTGGCTGGGGCAGTGCACCACAGGGAGCCCGGAGTCCATCAGCATCTGCCTCAGCAGCTTGACGTTGCGCTGATGTTTTCGTCTCAGACCACGGCCCTCCTCTCCTTTAAGGGTATGGACTGACTGCCTGGCCCCCGCCAGCAGCATCGGCGGCAGAGAAGTGGTGAAGATGAAACCCGCAGCATAGGAACGCACGGTGTCCACCAGAGTGGTGGTGCTGGCGATGTAGCCGCCAACGCAGCCAAAGGCCTTACCTAGGAGGAGACGGTACACATGGCATCATCTGTTCTTTCTAAAGAGAACATCTAGTAGTACTGCATGGTGGATGTGATACTGGTGGTTTGTGGTTGGTGTTGTCTAGTAACAGCTGCACCCGAGTGCATGTGCAGTGGTTGTGTTACCACTGACAGTGTGTATTATGGTTGTGTGTTAATGAGGTTATGCATTAATATGAGGGGTATTATGGTTGTGTTTTCATGTagttgtgtgttaatgtggaGGATGTGTATTGTCACGTGTTAATGTGGGGGACTTGTATTGTCGTGTGTTAATGTGGAGGATGTGTGTTAAGGCTGAACATACCATGTAAGCTACCTTGATGGGACTGCTTTGTTTAGCAGGTAATACAGAACTGTGAGAATCAGAAATTGTACTGAGGTGAAGTGTTTATTACAGCGAGATGACCTGTATATGAACTGTGTACAGTGAACGAGGTCACCTCTGGAGACAATAAAGGTGCCTTTAACAAGGCAACCTGGGGAAGCTTCCTACATATTCCCTATGAGACTattaggctgggggggggggctcacagaaaagtcagattaaatatacaatCAATTTCTAATCAGAATCACTTATTTCCAAACTCAAATGGTCTTCACTAGCAGAGGCTGGTGAGGATAACCCCGGAGGGAAAGTAGGGCGTCCGTAACACTTCACAACTCAATGTGTGCTCACATCATCAGATGCCGTCTATCAAAAATAGGACAGTGTGTTGGGCTCACAGAGCACCAAAGAGGAAAACAAGTATTTTCTGAGAAAGCTTTCCTCTGGTAATCCTGAGTGCCACTGGGCTGCTCCTGAACAAAAGCTGAATAACAGGAAGGTATTCAATAACAGCGACACACAACCCAGCAGTCTCTAAGCAACCTGGAGCAGCCACGAGTGGCCCTGCTAGGAGTCTACCGAGGATAATGTCTCTTCACTCAGTCTCATCCAACTGGTGAAAACACAGGACAGCAAAACTCACACTGTACAGTTATACACAGCTTTTACCATCACATGAAAATCAAGACGTAGTTACAAAAGCCAAAGTGAGTTCTAACAGCTGAACTCGCAAGCCTTCACCAACATCCCATACCTAATTCTCCTACACCTAATGGATGACTTGTACTCCTTCTCTTACTGGGTTCTGGAAGATAGCTTAAGAATAAAAAGATGCAAAATAGATAGTGAATGTGCCAGTGTTTCAAGGGCCATCATGGCTATGAGGAAATTTAAAAACTTCAAACCTTAACCAAAGACCCAAAACCCTCTGCTCTTTGTTCCTATAGGGACATTTGTTTTTGCAAAAGGATGAACTGAATATCTCAAAAGTACCCAGTTTTTCCTCAGTCTGAGGGCCTGAATTGTCTAATAATTCACCTTGTAACGCCAAACAGCACGAAGTGCTTCATTTTGCTGAGCTTGTCATgaatattatcatcatcatcatcgtcacccTCATCCCTTTTTTCCTCTTGACTGGAGAACAGATTCTGACCTAATGTTCCAGAGATGATGTCCATCTTGTGCATGACACCATCCCTGTCTCCGATGCCCCCTCCCCGGGCGCCGTACAGCCCCACAGCGTGAACCTCGTCCACAAAGGTGATAGCTCCAAACTCATGAGCCACGTCGCACATCTCCTCCAATGGACACACAGCACCTGTGGAGCGCCAAGAGGAGGAGAAAGGTCGCCTTTTAGAGACCAAACAATGAAAAGTGACAtaacacccacccccccccaaaaaaaacaaactccctGAGCCAACAACAATGGAAGGAGCAGGGTCTTTAACACCATTCTGATTAGTTTGCTTTCCTAACCTCTTTGAAATCTGTTCAACCGGCAGGTCTGGTTTTTGTACAGGCAAACAATAGAACTAGAATCTGTCCTTCCTCCATACAGACCACATTTATCTGGATAAAGTTTAAGAGTTGAGGTTTAAGACAGGTCATGAGGAGGGACAGGACAGCCTTTAACCAAAGACTCGAAACATAAGTACCCAAACCTAATACTTATATTTGGTAGGATATCCATCCGTTGCCTGtgtggaaaaaaagtttttaaaccaCTTTTTTAGGACTATAAGTAGAGTAAGTTTCTATCTGACCGTCCATGGAGTGGACTGTCTCAAAGGCCACAATCTTGGGCTTGGAGGGGTCGCCTCTCTGCAGCAGCTGGCGGAGGTGGGCCACGTCATTGTGACGGAAGATAAACTTCTTAGCGCCGCTGTTTCTGATGCCCTGGATCATGGAGGCGTGGTTCCCTGCGTCGGAGTAGATCTCACAACCTGagaaacagggggaaaaaaaagaaaaagtggtgAGCGCTGTAGACTAATCTCATTCTGGAGATACGATACTTCTACAGCTGGCGGCCATGAAACCTCCAGAAGTTCCTTCAActttagtgatttttttttaatcccccccccttttctccccaattgtatccggccaattcccccactcttcccagccgtcccagtcgctgctccaccccctctgccgatccggggagggctgcagactaccacatgcctcctccaatatgtggagtcaccagccgcttcttttcacccgacagtgaggagtttcaccagggggacgtagcgcgtgggaggatcacgctattccccccagttctccctcccacctgaacaggcaacccgaccgaccagaggaggcgctagtgcagcgaccaggacacatacccacatccggcttcccacctgcagacacggccaattgtatctgtaaggacacccgaccaagccgaaggtaacatagggattcgaactggcgatccccgtgttggtaggcaatagaatagaccgccatgccacctggacaccccaactTTAGTGATTTTTGACTGGGAATTTAACACCTAATGGAGCcatctttatttaaaaaaaaaaaaaccctgaaagaAACACGAAAAACATTTTCTAATTTTGAGAGTTCGACATGCAACGTCTCACATGAGGACATTTTTCTGTAGGTCTGAAAATGTACCATTCTAGAGAAAGAACTGGGATGTGTGGAACAGGACTTCGACTGGAGTTTAGACTGTAAAGCTGTCCTAACATTTTACCCGGCAGCATCTTGGCGAGGGTGAACAGGGTGGAGTCGTTTGCCACAAAGCAAGAGGTGAAGAGCAGAGCTGCGTCCTTCTGGTGGAGGTCAGCCAGTTCCTGTTCCAGTTCAACGTGGAACTTACTGGTCCCTGAGATGTTTCTGGTGCCCCCTGCTCCAGATCCATGCTTCCGTAAAGTATCTCTGGGAACAAAACACACACCATGCCAGTTTCATTTATTAAACAGAGTGACAAGAAGACAAACCTCCACCCAGGTCGAACAGTTCTCCTCGACAACATCCCAAACCAGACTGTCAAGTTACAAAAGTAGACCAGAACAtttcctggagaagatgtgtgtcatCCAGCTGGCTGCATTAGTTTAAACTGGTTTTATGGACTGAACCGGGACATCATCAAGTCTCTCCTCTAGAACTGTTTGAGATGCCAAACATTTCCTCATACAGTTCTACGGAGTGTTAGGGAAAAGACGATTTTAAAAAGGAGTATACAGAATTTCACTACCCAAATCTAACATAATGTTGCTCTGCCCAAGGCCTTGCTGCTCACAAACTTTCACTCGAGTCCATCGGTTTTCCCCTCATTTTTCTGAGAAACGTACAAACAAACAGAACCACAACCTCCCTGGCAGAAGTTTCCCACCACGGCAATGTTGAAGACCGGAAAGCCTGTGTGTCCTCACCAGTGATGTGCATCTCAGGGGACTGGTTAGCGATCTCGCTCTTTTCAGAGGGAACATTAATCACATCTCTCATGTCTCACCAACTACCAAACTCAACATCCAGCTAAAACCAAGGCTTCACTCAAGAAGAGGACATTTAAACTTGTGAAGAAAGCACTAGGAGAGTTCAACTGGACTACTCCAAAGCTACTGGAGCTTCATTTTTGACAAGTGTAAATACAATGGGATGAACTGCATCCAGATACAATTTGCATTAAATGGCGTGTATGCAAAGGTGTGACTGGCAAATCCCTCAGTGGAAAAAACTTGAATCTAATATCATGAAACTCTTTTGGTTAAGGTAGCAGCAGAAGTCAACCCTGAATAtttagtgcaaaaaaaaaaacttttctaaaCCAGTCTTGGAGTGACGCTTCATCTGCAGTCCTTTTCTAAAAGCAGTTTTCTAACATATCATGAGCATCTCTTAGCCCCgaagtcagtcagtcacacacacacacacactctctcgcctCCAGCTGCCCACACTACTTTAGGTCACTTTGAACAGAATCCTCCACCACCACAGACATGTTCTGTGCCATTACACACCAACTATGTATGCACAATGATTTGAAGCTTTCCAtctttaccacacacacacttacatgatAGACTGTACGACACTGGGGTGTCGGCTCATGCCCAGGTAATCGTTGCTGCACCACACAGACACCTCTCTCTTGTCCTCTAGGGAGTGGGTGTAGTCGTCAGCCATTGGGAAATCACTGGCCAGCCGGTTGACCGTTTTAAACACACGGTATGTGTGATCACTCTTCTTCTCCTCAatcttcttctcaaagaactgatCGTAATGGAAGTTGGAGACTGCAGCAGGGGAGGAGAGTTAGCTATATGACACTTGCATCATATTTGTAGTGAGAGAATTTAAAACTTCCAACTATTTGATAAATTTTGGGATGCTCTTATTAATTATGCTTTTGTTTCCCTCTGTATGGAGAGAAGTAAAGCCAACACACTTCCAACTCCTTCCTGATGAACATATCTAGGCAGACAAAGACCCAGTCACATGCAGACCTTCATCACGCTGAATGTGGATAAAATCAACTAGATCATATTGATCGATAAG
It encodes:
- the LOC130106748 gene encoding 5-aminolevulinate synthase, non-specific, mitochondrial-like; this encodes MDVVMRRCPFLSRVPQAFFQQARKSLVVYAQRCPVMMDLASKPLAPGLVRALCSSSSHKAEGAMAASEGSKQNESSRLPPGHPVPPSGQAAASKCPFLAAEMGQKNSSVVRQVSMEIQEDVQEIRTIQKEVSSTQLVSPTEGSGGEQSTLMKNLLEQRPKRVSRLLQDNLPSRFSNFHYDQFFEKKIEEKKSDHTYRVFKTVNRLASDFPMADDYTHSLEDKREVSVWCSNDYLGMSRHPSVVQSIIDTLRKHGSGAGGTRNISGTSKFHVELEQELADLHQKDAALLFTSCFVANDSTLFTLAKMLPGCEIYSDAGNHASMIQGIRNSGAKKFIFRHNDVAHLRQLLQRGDPSKPKIVAFETVHSMDGAVCPLEEMCDVAHEFGAITFVDEVHAVGLYGARGGGIGDRDGVMHKMDIISGTLGKAFGCVGGYIASTTTLVDTVRSYAAGFIFTTSLPPMLLAGARQSVHTLKGEEGRGLRRKHQRNVKLLRQMLMDSGLPVVHCPSHIIPVRVSDAEKNTQVCDLMMSRYNVYVQAINYPTVARGEELLRIAPTPHHTPQMMAYFVEKLVDMWKEVGLELKPHSSAECTFCQQPLHFELMSEREKSFFSGLSHPISACA